A single window of Moorena sp. SIOASIH DNA harbors:
- a CDS encoding DNA cytosine methyltransferase, with the protein MANFPHRPLAVDLFAGAGGFSLGIEQAGFDVALAVEQDPIHGAVYAFNSPQTKVLCTDIATLSGQEIQKALREWATERGQNQDCREVSSKVSTIDLVIDLVIGGPPCQGFSLIGKRQVDDVRNNLVFEFCRLVKELQPRYFVMENVPGLAQNKYQHLFEQLISDFKAAGYTITEPVQVLNAADFGVPQKRRRLFLLGSRLGQAPVAYPCSELGSHQWVTVKDAIADLPNLDDFPELMKSDCVELTPEQLDLLQALAMPYVEKLRDLITDRGNFAYPRQWNPQLLTSSLQTQHTEASIERFRNTPMGEVETTSRLRRLHWDQPCHTLRAGTGYKNGRYTSPRPIHPDYPRVISVREAARLHSFPDWFRFHHTKWHGFRQVGNAVPPRLGRVLGKQIMTALAQDPSVPTTTIKLSDAKLLRFKQFQASKYWTILVFIPFLICCFPSPVVLFS; encoded by the coding sequence ATGGCAAATTTCCCTCATCGACCCTTAGCCGTTGATTTATTTGCTGGTGCTGGTGGTTTCTCCCTAGGGATTGAGCAGGCGGGGTTTGATGTTGCCCTCGCCGTTGAACAAGACCCAATTCATGGGGCAGTGTATGCCTTCAATTCCCCCCAAACCAAGGTTTTATGTACCGACATTGCTACCCTGTCTGGTCAGGAAATTCAGAAAGCCCTGAGGGAGTGGGCAACTGAAAGGGGGCAAAATCAAGACTGTAGAGAGGTTTCATCGAAGGTTTCTACCATTGATCTAGTCATTGATCTAGTGATTGGTGGACCCCCTTGTCAGGGATTCTCCTTGATCGGTAAGCGTCAAGTAGATGATGTACGCAATAATTTAGTGTTTGAGTTCTGCCGTTTGGTCAAAGAACTGCAACCACGCTACTTTGTGATGGAGAATGTACCAGGCTTAGCTCAGAACAAATACCAACACCTGTTCGAGCAGCTAATCAGTGACTTTAAAGCAGCTGGATACACTATAACTGAGCCAGTACAGGTCTTGAATGCAGCAGATTTTGGCGTGCCTCAAAAACGGCGGCGGTTGTTTTTACTGGGTTCTAGGCTTGGGCAAGCACCAGTGGCTTATCCTTGCTCAGAACTAGGCTCTCACCAATGGGTAACTGTTAAGGATGCGATCGCAGACTTGCCTAACTTAGATGATTTTCCTGAACTTATGAAAAGCGATTGTGTTGAACTAACACCAGAACAGCTAGACCTGCTCCAAGCTTTAGCCATGCCCTATGTAGAAAAGTTACGGGATTTGATCACAGATCGTGGTAACTTTGCCTATCCCCGCCAGTGGAATCCTCAACTATTGACCAGTTCCCTGCAAACCCAGCACACGGAAGCCTCGATTGAGCGGTTTAGAAACACACCCATGGGCGAGGTAGAAACTACCAGTCGCTTACGACGCTTACACTGGGATCAACCATGCCATACCCTCAGAGCAGGTACTGGTTATAAAAACGGTCGCTACACCTCTCCTCGCCCCATTCATCCTGATTATCCACGGGTCATCTCGGTGCGAGAGGCCGCTAGACTGCACTCATTTCCAGATTGGTTTCGCTTCCACCACACCAAATGGCATGGATTTCGACAGGTGGGTAATGCTGTACCACCACGATTAGGAAGGGTTTTGGGTAAACAAATTATGACAGCGTTGGCGCAAGACCCATCAGTGCCAACCACAACTATAAAGCTCTCAGATGCCAAACTGTTAAGGTTTAAACAGTTTCAGGCATCCAAGTATTGGACTATATTAGTATTTATTCCTTTTCTAATCTGCTGCTTCCCTTCTCCTGTAGTTCTCTTCTCCTAG
- a CDS encoding uracil-DNA glycosylase, protein MSNGEQLSLFDESELTPSPPNNVQRELIPTDAKIPISPGTYDTMESLTEHCQSCQRCELGATRTQAVIGRGNPKALIMIIGEGPGKQEDETGKPFVGRAGKLLEKILASVKIDSEQDVYICNMVKCRPPGNRTPTPDEIEACKPYLLEQIRLVDPQIILFTGATAVKGLTGNKQGITKIRGTWMEWEGHKWCMPILHPAYLLRNPKRDQGSPKWLMWQDIQKVRAKLDEIRS, encoded by the coding sequence ATGTCCAACGGAGAACAACTTAGTCTTTTTGACGAATCAGAGTTAACCCCATCACCGCCCAACAATGTCCAAAGGGAGCTAATCCCCACTGATGCCAAAATTCCTATTTCTCCTGGCACTTACGACACTATGGAATCCTTGACAGAACACTGTCAATCTTGCCAACGGTGTGAATTAGGAGCTACCCGCACTCAGGCTGTTATTGGACGTGGCAACCCTAAGGCCCTGATTATGATTATTGGAGAAGGACCGGGTAAACAAGAAGATGAGACCGGTAAGCCCTTTGTAGGCAGAGCAGGGAAACTGTTGGAGAAAATTTTGGCATCTGTGAAAATCGATAGTGAACAAGATGTATATATTTGTAATATGGTCAAGTGCCGACCTCCTGGTAACCGCACCCCTACTCCTGATGAAATTGAGGCGTGCAAACCTTACTTGTTGGAACAAATTCGCCTAGTAGACCCCCAAATTATTCTGTTCACTGGTGCTACAGCGGTAAAAGGCTTAACTGGTAACAAGCAGGGCATTACTAAGATTCGCGGCACCTGGATGGAATGGGAAGGGCATAAGTGGTGTATGCCAATTCTCCATCCTGCTTACCTACTGCGGAATCCGAAACGAGATCAAGGTAGTCCAAAGTGGCTGATGTGGCAAGATATCCAGAAAGTGCGTGCTAAGTTAGATGAGATTCGCTCTTAG
- a CDS encoding RNA 2'-phosphotransferase — protein sequence MNPSRLVKISKYLSKHLRHQPQRIGITLAPGGWVGVEELLAASKKHSFRISRAELDEVVAKNDKKRFSFDSTGTRIRANQGHTVKVDLQLDVLVPPDVLYHGTGHRAVESILRQGLCKMSRHHVHLSTDMATARKVGARHGRPVVFAIDAAAMHKAGYNFYCSDNGIWLVDWVSPEYLQFIFQSTCNRQGEKKHKNCR from the coding sequence ATGAATCCGTCTCGATTGGTAAAAATTAGTAAATATTTGAGTAAGCATCTTCGACACCAGCCTCAGAGAATTGGGATCACACTCGCTCCTGGTGGCTGGGTTGGTGTTGAGGAACTACTGGCGGCCTCTAAAAAGCATTCCTTTCGGATCAGCCGTGCTGAATTAGATGAAGTGGTTGCCAAAAATGACAAGAAGCGCTTTTCCTTCGACTCCACAGGTACCCGAATTCGTGCCAATCAAGGTCATACGGTCAAAGTCGATTTGCAACTAGACGTTTTGGTGCCACCAGATGTGCTGTATCACGGCACAGGTCACCGGGCAGTTGAGTCAATTCTGCGGCAAGGTTTGTGTAAAATGTCGCGGCACCATGTCCATCTATCGACGGACATGGCAACTGCCAGAAAAGTGGGAGCAAGACATGGTCGCCCTGTGGTTTTTGCCATTGATGCCGCAGCTATGCACAAAGCCGGTTACAACTTCTATTGTTCCGATAATGGAATCTGGTTAGTAGATTGGGTATCACCAGAATATTTACAGTTTATATTTCAGTCTACATGTAATCGACAAGGTGAGAAAAAGCATAAAAACTGTAGATGA
- a CDS encoding class I SAM-dependent methyltransferase translates to MKTNQSPNIFESQWQLYQKILTNNYMKHREIYGILHAFLVSYFPTPFSMLELGCGDASFTVQALANTTIASYKGIDLSEPALEIAGDNINSIPCEQTLIQGDFFEVVSELGQNQQDSFDGILSSFAFHHLSFEQKDGIMAKLSHLLKADGVFILIDIVSTDGETRDTYLKRYLEGVYQDWAQLTPEEVSMVEGHILSSDFPETQTTLQSLAQKHNFNRVECLYRDPLNTSQVLCFYKKSSKAYSS, encoded by the coding sequence ATGAAAACAAATCAGTCACCTAATATATTTGAGAGTCAGTGGCAACTCTATCAAAAAATACTGACTAACAATTACATGAAACACCGTGAAATTTACGGCATCTTGCACGCATTTCTAGTCAGCTACTTTCCAACGCCCTTCTCCATGCTTGAGCTCGGCTGCGGTGATGCTAGCTTCACGGTCCAGGCTTTAGCCAATACCACTATTGCTTCCTACAAAGGTATTGACCTGTCTGAACCAGCACTAGAGATTGCTGGTGATAACATCAATTCTATCCCCTGCGAACAGACATTGATCCAGGGCGACTTCTTTGAAGTAGTTTCTGAGTTGGGACAAAACCAGCAGGATAGCTTTGACGGGATTCTAAGTTCTTTTGCGTTCCATCACCTGAGTTTTGAGCAAAAAGATGGTATTATGGCTAAGCTTAGCCATCTCCTAAAAGCTGATGGTGTTTTTATTCTGATCGATATAGTTTCCACAGATGGAGAAACCCGAGACACCTATCTAAAACGTTACCTAGAGGGTGTCTACCAAGACTGGGCTCAACTGACTCCGGAAGAAGTTTCCATGGTCGAGGGTCATATATTGTCTAGTGATTTTCCCGAAACCCAAACAACCCTGCAATCCCTTGCCCAGAAACATAATTTTAATCGGGTTGAGTGTCTGTATCGGGATCCCCTCAACACTAGCCAAGTGTTGTGCTTTTACAAAAAATCCTCTAAAGCCTACTCCAGCTAG
- a CDS encoding NUDIX domain-containing protein produces MKTAVKMIIDETWYQRPPGVSDATSAGGIVARRWEQQIYIALVQEGNRLEYVLPKGHVEPGESFLEAAEREIAEEAGLNDLKFIAELGVKERLDFAKQCWKKTYYFLFITDQIEGTPTDPNLSYQLWWFPIDELPTLFWPEQQELIKTNSKLIQNSVSIQPSAVSHQLPITQD; encoded by the coding sequence TTGAAAACTGCTGTAAAAATGATCATTGATGAAACTTGGTACCAACGACCACCTGGAGTTTCTGACGCTACCTCCGCTGGTGGTATTGTTGCCCGCCGTTGGGAGCAGCAGATATACATTGCTCTAGTTCAAGAAGGCAATAGACTTGAATATGTCTTACCCAAAGGTCATGTAGAACCAGGAGAAAGCTTTTTAGAGGCGGCAGAGCGAGAAATTGCGGAAGAAGCGGGCTTAAATGACCTGAAATTTATTGCTGAACTGGGAGTTAAGGAACGATTAGACTTTGCTAAACAGTGTTGGAAAAAGACTTACTATTTTTTGTTCATTACTGACCAAATTGAAGGGACTCCTACTGATCCAAATCTCAGTTACCAGCTGTGGTGGTTTCCGATAGATGAATTACCAACATTATTTTGGCCAGAACAACAAGAACTGATTAAAACCAATAGTAAGCTGATCCAAAATTCTGTAAGCATTCAGCCGTCAGCTGTCAGCCATCAGCTTCCCATAACTCAAGATTAA
- a CDS encoding 3'-5' exonuclease translates to MSKKLDQIIVVDVEATCWQGKPPPGQENEIIEIGICVLDVVSGKPLEKDSILVKPERSRISEFCTKLTTLTQEQVDQGISFAEACSILQDKYLSARRVWASYGDYDRNQFQKQCTSRFLRYPFGTRHINIKTLFAISYALPHEVGMAQALDLLNLPLEGTHHRGGDDAWNIGRIFSKLLSQFRTTP, encoded by the coding sequence ATGTCCAAAAAACTCGACCAAATTATTGTTGTGGATGTTGAAGCAACCTGTTGGCAAGGGAAGCCACCCCCAGGACAAGAAAACGAAATCATTGAAATTGGGATTTGTGTATTGGATGTTGTTTCTGGGAAGCCCCTGGAAAAAGATAGTATTTTGGTAAAACCAGAACGCTCGAGGATCAGTGAATTTTGTACCAAACTGACTACATTAACCCAGGAGCAAGTTGACCAGGGAATTTCTTTTGCTGAAGCTTGTTCTATTCTACAAGATAAGTATTTATCTGCTCGGCGAGTGTGGGCAAGCTATGGGGATTATGATCGAAATCAATTTCAGAAACAGTGTACATCTCGTTTTTTGAGATATCCCTTTGGCACCAGACATATCAACATCAAGACCTTGTTTGCCATTAGTTATGCTTTGCCCCATGAAGTTGGTATGGCCCAAGCTTTGGATTTACTAAATCTACCGTTGGAAGGTACTCACCACCGAGGAGGAGATGATGCTTGGAATATTGGTCGGATATTCTCAAAGTTACTTTCGCAATTCAGAACTACACCATGA
- a CDS encoding S-layer family protein has product MKPVVYGLVQASPFVLCSLLGATTALGQITPDNTLGNESSVVTPNVNVNGALVDLIEGGAIRESNLFHSFSDFNVAEFGRVYFGNPAGVANILSRVTGGNVSNILGTLGVLGNANLFLINPNGIVLGPNSRLDLGGSFFGSTADSVLFEDGTVFSALNPNQKPLLTINIPSGLQYGSNPGSITNQSSLFQVPNGQTLGLIGGEVTIPGGALLALDGRIELGSVGSNSVVKLTPTDTSFVLDYSGVQEFQDISLSEGALVDTSGESGGSIQVQGANVSLRDRSFVFADTEGSGSGGGIVVKASQFTLEGGSRITADVLGSGQGGDLTVNATESVRVSGVSPNGIVSFLAARVFRGATGNAEDVSINTGELIVSDGAEVSADTFGLGDGGNLTVNASSTIELMGTTPDSEFTSGLFSGASTGSTGNAGDLSITTGELIVSDGGFVSAGTRGLGEGGTLSVNAEETVKVIGTTPDGEFPSGLFSGASTGSTGNAGDLSINTGELIVSDGSFVSANTFGLGDGGNLTVNASSTIELIGTTPDGESPSGLFSEASTGSTGNAGDLSIKTGELIVSDGASVSTTTFREGDGGTLSVNGSSRIELIGRTADTRFPTGLFAGTLATGNGGDVSITTGELIVSDGAQVSAGTFGLGDGGTLSVNASSTIQLMGTADDTRFPTGLFAVTQGTGNGGDVSINTGELIVSDGAQVSAGTFSEGDGGNLTVNASSKIQLIGSSADALFPIIGLPIIGTSVDDRIPSGLLTEAQGTGNAGEFLKITTGELIVSDGAVVSTRSTQQDSSAGTVDINANSIFLNNDGIITAETAGGDQGNITLFSRDIQLLNQSQITTDAMNAIGGNITIDTDTLVGLGNSDITANALEGPGGRVEINAQGIFGLEFRDRLTPDNDITATSNLGPSFSGEVIINISQVDPTSGLTELPASLVDAEAILANDLCGFENNRIAGGSSFIITGKGGLPASADDPVINTDTTVGWQTRPALASTSRQRLQQQPSVTQPQPPQEKKVIIEAQGWVTAKDGTIILTAHPFRGTPVDQILPNLDCHSGVGSRE; this is encoded by the coding sequence ATGAAACCTGTGGTTTACGGACTTGTGCAAGCAAGTCCTTTTGTTCTGTGTTCTTTACTGGGTGCAACTACTGCATTAGGTCAAATCACCCCAGATAATACCTTGGGGAATGAAAGCTCTGTTGTAACGCCCAATGTCAATGTCAACGGTGCCCTAGTAGATTTGATAGAAGGTGGGGCGATTAGAGAAAGCAATCTATTCCACAGCTTTTCTGATTTCAATGTGGCCGAGTTTGGGCGAGTTTATTTTGGAAATCCTGCTGGAGTTGCCAACATCCTGAGTCGGGTAACGGGAGGTAATGTTTCCAATATTTTAGGGACTCTAGGCGTATTGGGCAATGCTAACTTATTTTTGATAAATCCAAACGGTATTGTCTTGGGTCCCAATAGCCGACTAGATCTCGGAGGGTCATTTTTTGGGAGTACTGCTGATAGTGTATTGTTTGAAGATGGCACAGTATTCAGCGCATTAAATCCCAATCAAAAACCGTTGTTGACGATTAATATACCCTCTGGGTTGCAATATGGTTCAAATCCAGGGAGTATTACTAATCAGTCTAGTCTGTTTCAGGTACCAAATGGTCAAACCTTAGGGCTGATTGGTGGTGAGGTTACTATTCCTGGTGGCGCTCTATTGGCATTGGATGGACGGATTGAGCTGGGGAGTGTTGGTTCTAATAGCGTGGTGAAGCTGACCCCAACCGATACTAGTTTTGTGTTGGATTATTCAGGAGTTCAAGAGTTTCAGGATATTAGTTTGTCCGAGGGTGCTTTGGTTGATACCAGTGGGGAAAGTGGTGGCAGTATCCAGGTGCAGGGAGCTAATGTGAGTTTACGCGATCGCTCTTTTGTGTTTGCGGATACCGAAGGGAGTGGCAGTGGCGGTGGCATAGTTGTTAAGGCTTCACAGTTTACTCTTGAGGGTGGTTCTAGGATAACTGCGGATGTATTGGGCTCAGGACAGGGGGGAGATTTGACAGTGAATGCCACTGAATCTGTTCGAGTCAGTGGTGTATCCCCTAATGGTATTGTCAGCTTCTTGGCAGCCCGAGTTTTTCGAGGAGCAACAGGAAATGCGGAAGATGTAAGTATTAACACTGGAGAGTTAATTGTCTCTGATGGAGCAGAAGTTTCAGCTGACACTTTTGGTCTTGGGGACGGGGGAAATTTGACTGTCAATGCCTCCTCGACGATTGAACTCATGGGTACGACACCCGATAGTGAGTTCACCAGTGGCTTGTTTTCTGGAGCGAGTACAGGCTCAACAGGAAACGCGGGAGATCTAAGTATTACCACTGGAGAGTTAATTGTCTCTGATGGAGGATTTGTTTCAGCTGGCACAAGGGGTCTTGGGGAGGGGGGAACCTTGAGTGTCAATGCCGAGGAGACTGTTAAAGTCATTGGTACGACACCCGATGGTGAGTTTCCCAGCGGCTTGTTTTCTGGAGCTAGTACAGGCTCAACAGGAAACGCGGGAGATCTAAGTATTAACACTGGGGAGTTAATAGTCTCTGATGGATCATTTGTTTCAGCTAACACTTTTGGTCTTGGGGACGGGGGAAATTTGACTGTCAATGCCTCCTCGACGATTGAACTCATTGGTACGACACCCGATGGTGAGTCTCCCAGCGGCTTGTTTTCTGAAGCTAGTACAGGCTCAACAGGAAACGCGGGAGATCTAAGTATTAAAACTGGGGAGTTAATTGTCTCTGATGGAGCATCTGTTTCAACTACCACTTTCCGTGAAGGGGACGGGGGCACCTTGAGTGTCAATGGCTCCTCTAGGATTGAACTCATTGGTAGGACAGCCGATACTCGCTTTCCCACCGGCTTGTTTGCTGGCACTCTAGCCACAGGAAATGGGGGAGATGTGAGTATTACCACTGGGGAGTTAATTGTTTCTGATGGAGCACAAGTTTCAGCTGGCACTTTTGGTCTTGGGGACGGGGGCACCTTGAGTGTCAATGCATCCTCGACGATTCAACTCATGGGTACGGCAGACGATACTCGCTTTCCCACCGGCTTGTTTGCTGTCACTCAAGGGACAGGAAATGGGGGAGATGTGAGTATTAACACTGGGGAGTTAATTGTTTCTGATGGAGCACAAGTTTCAGCTGGCACTTTCAGTGAAGGGGACGGGGGAAATTTGACTGTCAATGCCTCTTCAAAGATTCAATTAATTGGGAGCTCAGCCGATGCTCTGTTTCCCATAATTGGTCTTCCCATAATTGGTACCTCAGTCGATGATCGGATTCCCAGCGGCTTGTTGACTGAAGCTCAAGGGACAGGAAATGCAGGAGAGTTCTTGAAAATTACCACTGGGGAGTTAATTGTCTCTGATGGAGCAGTTGTTAGTACTAGAAGCACTCAACAGGATAGTTCAGCAGGCACGGTAGATATTAATGCCAACTCCATCTTCCTGAACAACGATGGCATCATCACAGCAGAAACAGCAGGAGGAGACCAAGGCAATATTACTCTATTTTCCCGTGACATCCAACTGCTCAACCAAAGCCAGATTACCACTGACGCTATGAATGCAATTGGGGGCAATATCACCATTGATACTGATACCTTAGTCGGTCTGGGAAATAGCGACATTACCGCCAATGCCCTAGAAGGCCCAGGAGGTCGTGTTGAGATTAATGCCCAAGGCATCTTTGGCCTAGAGTTTCGAGACCGTCTCACTCCAGACAATGACATCACCGCCACCTCCAACCTTGGCCCATCCTTCAGCGGTGAAGTCATAATCAACATCTCACAGGTAGACCCAACCTCAGGCTTAACCGAATTGCCAGCAAGCCTGGTAGATGCAGAAGCCATCCTGGCCAATGACCTTTGTGGCTTTGAGAATAATCGGATTGCTGGCGGGAGTTCCTTTATCATTACCGGAAAAGGGGGTTTACCAGCTAGTGCAGACGATCCGGTGATTAATACCGACACCACAGTGGGCTGGCAAACTCGTCCTGCCTTAGCCAGCACCAGCAGACAACGATTACAGCAGCAACCCTCAGTAACACAGCCTCAACCTCCCCAAGAAAAAAAAGTGATTATCGAAGCCCAAGGCTGGGTAACAGCAAAGGATGGCACCATTATTCTGACGGCTCATCCCTTTAGGGGTACTCCTGTTGATCAGATATTGCCCAATCTTGATTGCCATTCGGGAGTAGGGAGTAGGGAGTAG
- a CDS encoding phosphoribosyltransferase family protein produces MYTAPLFSDRADAGEQLAQALIPLVSRLHATGIDATPIVYALPRGGIPVAAPVARALDCPLDIVVAKKITTARNPELAIGAVTSSGVVLWSGQRRWRNKNAQWREIVLAQAQEKAQAQLAQLQPGCPKTNPTGALALLVDDGIATGMTIAAATEAVKAHNPAQVWICTPVAPGGLIPWLSQWCDRMVILRTPEPFLSVSRFYLKFPQVKTEEALSYLQEHNYKHNYIRISESSVNASLER; encoded by the coding sequence ATGTACACTGCCCCGCTGTTTAGCGATCGCGCTGATGCCGGTGAGCAGCTCGCTCAAGCACTTATCCCCTTGGTGAGCAGGCTGCACGCTACAGGTATTGATGCAACCCCTATTGTATATGCACTACCTCGGGGGGGTATCCCAGTAGCAGCACCAGTAGCTCGGGCACTGGATTGTCCGCTAGATATTGTAGTGGCCAAAAAAATTACCACGGCTCGCAACCCAGAATTAGCAATCGGTGCAGTGACTTCCTCGGGAGTTGTACTTTGGTCTGGGCAAAGGCGATGGCGAAACAAAAATGCTCAATGGCGGGAAATAGTATTAGCTCAAGCTCAAGAAAAAGCCCAAGCTCAGTTAGCTCAACTGCAACCGGGTTGTCCGAAAACCAATCCTACTGGTGCCCTAGCGTTGCTGGTTGATGATGGCATTGCCACTGGGATGACCATAGCAGCAGCAACGGAAGCAGTAAAAGCCCACAATCCAGCACAGGTCTGGATTTGCACACCAGTGGCACCAGGAGGATTAATACCCTGGTTATCACAGTGGTGCGATCGCATGGTTATCTTACGGACACCGGAACCGTTCCTGAGTGTTAGCCGCTTCTACCTCAAATTTCCTCAAGTTAAAACCGAGGAAGCTCTAAGCTATTTACAGGAGCATAACTATAAGCATAACTATATTAGAATATCAGAGTCTTCAGTCAACGCTAGCCTAGAGCGTTAA
- the sodC gene encoding superoxide dismutase [Cu-Zn] SodC: MKIISLLAAIAIFIISACSNQSASTPLTVTMHLTDTKGIGKEIGIVKATETEKGLQLTSNLSGLTPGEHGFHVHTNPNCGPAQKEGKVVPGLAAGGHYDPENTGKHEGPFGNGHLGDLPRLVVNQQGVANTPVVAPRLKVANLKGHSLIIHAQGDNYSDTPKPLGGGGARAACGVI, translated from the coding sequence ATGAAAATTATCAGCCTATTAGCTGCGATCGCAATATTTATAATCTCGGCTTGTTCCAATCAATCTGCGTCAACACCACTAACCGTCACCATGCATTTGACTGATACCAAAGGCATTGGTAAAGAGATTGGCATTGTCAAAGCAACCGAAACCGAGAAGGGTCTGCAGCTAACCTCGAATCTGTCTGGATTAACTCCTGGAGAACATGGCTTCCATGTCCATACAAACCCCAACTGTGGTCCAGCCCAGAAGGAAGGTAAAGTAGTTCCAGGCTTAGCTGCTGGTGGTCATTATGATCCAGAAAATACCGGCAAACATGAAGGACCATTCGGTAATGGTCATTTAGGTGATTTGCCAAGGCTAGTGGTTAATCAACAGGGTGTTGCTAACACTCCAGTAGTAGCCCCAAGGTTAAAGGTTGCTAACCTTAAGGGTCACTCTCTGATCATTCACGCCCAAGGTGACAATTATTCAGACACTCCCAAACCCTTGGGAGGGGGTGGTGCTCGAGCCGCTTGTGGTGTGATTTAG
- a CDS encoding sodium:solute symporter family protein: MALDSIIPYIVLAGYLLVTLVVGLVGYRQQQNTPDDYFLADRNMGAIILFFTLIATNFSAFAFLGFSGSGYRIGLSYYGMMGFGTGLIALTFYFIGYRVWLLGKEHGLITPSELIEARFRRTGVSPGISNTLKLIFLAVMVIFTIPYLTLQPIGAGYILETLTNGQIPYFTGATFLTVVIVLYVFMGGMRSVALTDVIQGLLMFTLMLAAVAAIASSLGGIAEANRTVYTLKPELFSRQGIDNFFTYRKWFSFMILWMLSVPMFPQMFMRFYTSKTSNSLKVSVVMYPLVSAIMFICPVLIGMWGHISFSDLTGKASDQVFPMMLAEHTPIWLASLVMVGALAAMMSTLDSQLLALSSMLTRDIYFAYFRKTASLKEQTFVGRVLIVLLAIIGLIIAKNPPDTITAIATQAFTGLAVLFPTVIAVLYSRTIHPLTCLVSILVGEAAVIGFQLGIIPKSLTFGFLPVVPIVALSGLIIIVGSIKPIQRLVNSRES, translated from the coding sequence ATGGCACTAGACTCGATTATTCCCTATATTGTGCTCGCCGGGTATTTATTAGTAACCCTTGTGGTAGGACTAGTTGGTTATCGCCAACAACAAAACACTCCTGATGATTATTTTTTAGCTGACCGTAACATGGGAGCAATTATCCTATTTTTTACCCTAATTGCTACCAATTTCAGTGCCTTTGCTTTTCTAGGATTTTCAGGCTCAGGCTATCGCATTGGTCTGAGTTATTACGGCATGATGGGGTTTGGAACTGGCTTAATCGCACTAACCTTTTATTTTATCGGTTATCGAGTCTGGCTGTTAGGCAAAGAACACGGCTTAATCACCCCTTCTGAATTGATTGAAGCCCGTTTCCGTAGGACAGGTGTATCCCCTGGGATTAGCAATACTCTTAAATTAATTTTTCTGGCGGTTATGGTAATTTTCACCATTCCCTACTTAACCCTGCAACCGATTGGAGCTGGCTATATTCTTGAAACCTTAACCAATGGACAAATTCCCTATTTTACAGGGGCTACCTTTTTGACAGTTGTCATCGTGCTGTATGTGTTCATGGGGGGGATGAGAAGCGTTGCCCTAACGGATGTTATCCAAGGACTTTTAATGTTTACCTTAATGTTAGCAGCAGTAGCAGCAATTGCTTCTAGTCTGGGAGGGATTGCTGAAGCTAACCGTACTGTCTACACCCTCAAACCTGAATTGTTTTCTCGACAGGGTATAGATAATTTTTTTACCTATCGTAAGTGGTTTAGCTTCATGATTCTCTGGATGCTGAGTGTCCCTATGTTTCCCCAGATGTTCATGAGATTTTATACCTCAAAAACTAGCAATTCCCTAAAAGTTTCGGTAGTGATGTATCCCCTAGTAAGCGCTATCATGTTTATTTGTCCGGTGCTAATCGGAATGTGGGGACATATTTCCTTTTCTGACCTGACAGGAAAAGCATCTGATCAAGTGTTTCCGATGATGCTAGCGGAACATACACCAATCTGGCTAGCATCTTTAGTGATGGTGGGAGCATTAGCTGCCATGATGTCAACCTTGGACTCCCAGCTTTTGGCCCTCAGTTCCATGCTAACTAGAGATATTTATTTTGCTTATTTCCGTAAAACCGCTTCCCTCAAAGAACAAACCTTTGTTGGTAGAGTACTGATTGTTTTATTGGCAATTATTGGTTTAATTATCGCCAAAAATCCCCCAGATACGATTACTGCGATCGCAACCCAAGCCTTTACAGGATTAGCAGTACTGTTTCCAACGGTAATTGCAGTATTGTATAGCAGAACTATTCATCCTCTAACCTGTCTTGTATCGATTCTTGTGGGTGAAGCCGCAGTGATTGGCTTTCAGTTGGGGATTATTCCCAAAAGTCTTACCTTCGGTTTTCTGCCAGTTGTCCCTATTGTTGCCCTTTCCGGATTAATTATTATTGTCGGATCAATCAAGCCGATCCAGAGACTGGTTAATAGTCGTGAGTCTTGA